In Salinigranum marinum, one DNA window encodes the following:
- a CDS encoding DUF7318 family protein, protein MSSSGSTYGDIHRYESARESTAAAIGIVLLTVIEVVFVFLFTFGLVSGWGLTDTGNMFLGGVLAVIFVDLAFILALYRKEFLPDVMIVKKRRRKWEDLYIREEDVDGTTIGTGAWDTVKRAIYPYYKR, encoded by the coding sequence ATGTCGTCGTCCGGCAGTACGTACGGTGACATCCACCGCTACGAGTCCGCTCGGGAGTCGACCGCGGCGGCCATCGGCATCGTCCTCCTGACGGTGATCGAGGTCGTCTTCGTGTTCCTCTTCACCTTCGGGCTGGTCTCCGGGTGGGGCCTGACCGACACGGGGAACATGTTCCTGGGCGGCGTCCTCGCGGTGATCTTCGTCGATCTGGCGTTCATCCTCGCGCTCTACCGGAAGGAGTTCCTGCCGGACGTGATGATCGTCAAGAAGCGTCGGCGCAAGTGGGAAGACCTCTACATCCGCGAGGAAGACGTCGACGGAACGACCATCGGAACCGGTGCGTGGGACACCGTAAAGCGCGCGATCTACCCATACTACAAGCGATAA
- a CDS encoding DUF7321 family protein, translated as MASESTYATIAALLVTSSLPFYLYGAWIMIDAETVTWNVLVHHLKFIVPGLVLNTVPVVTWMIPRLLNQLSGLSALHAILGLQAYAMLVFALTGIVRIFQAKRRANLYHDPDPDVDLDDLHENMGAWRGRLRIGVFGYVLFWFGAWLLGLYRYVTGYMLGSGLG; from the coding sequence ATGGCAAGCGAGTCGACGTACGCCACGATCGCGGCCCTCCTCGTCACGTCGAGTCTCCCCTTCTACCTCTACGGGGCCTGGATCATGATCGACGCCGAGACGGTCACGTGGAACGTCCTCGTCCACCACCTGAAGTTCATCGTCCCCGGGCTGGTGCTCAACACGGTGCCCGTCGTGACGTGGATGATACCCCGCCTGCTCAACCAGCTGAGCGGGCTGTCGGCGCTGCACGCCATTTTGGGGCTGCAGGCGTACGCGATGCTCGTCTTCGCGCTCACCGGCATCGTCCGCATCTTTCAGGCCAAGCGTCGGGCGAACCTCTACCACGACCCCGACCCGGACGTCGACCTCGACGACCTCCACGAGAACATGGGCGCGTGGCGTGGACGGTTGCGAATCGGCGTCTTCGGCTACGTGCTCTTCTGGTTCGGCGCGTGGCTTCTGGGACTGTACCGGTACGTCACGGGCTACATGCTCGGCTCGGGGCTTGGGTAG
- the mre11 gene encoding DNA double-strand break repair protein Mre11, whose translation MTRVVHTGDTHLGYQQYHSPTRRQDFLDAFRQVVDDAVAEEVSAVVHAGDLFHDRRPALPDLLGTLSVLRRLSEVGIPFLAVVGNHESTRGGQWLDLFERLGLATRLGSEPEVVDDVAFYGLDHVPPSKRDDLDYAFDPHGAASAVLVAHGLFTPFAHADWETETVLAEATVDFDAVLLGDNHAPGVERVDGTPVTYCGSTERVSAAERDGRGYNLVSFGDAVDIRRRAVETRPFVFVEVTLAEREGEDRVREAVRQYDLADAVVVVEITGDGDPVTPASIEELATERGALVARVTDRREFETATDVETSVDFADPDEAVRERVAELGLSPAALDVDDAVRGEVADTNVRDTVKRRIEERLDDVSAFEPASPADSAAGTTPAEEVDGEDTTENGGSGNEEEPGAAADEATAGGAATGPTGESTATARSERDGADGDDEADGDDEAGDGQVSMGDFL comes from the coding sequence ATGACCCGAGTCGTCCACACGGGCGACACGCACCTCGGGTACCAGCAGTACCACTCGCCGACGCGGCGGCAGGACTTCCTCGACGCCTTCCGGCAGGTGGTCGACGACGCGGTCGCCGAGGAGGTGAGCGCGGTCGTCCACGCCGGCGACCTCTTCCACGACCGCCGGCCGGCGCTACCGGACCTCCTCGGGACGCTCTCGGTGCTCCGGCGGCTCTCGGAGGTGGGGATCCCGTTCCTCGCGGTCGTGGGGAACCACGAGTCGACGCGCGGGGGGCAGTGGCTCGACCTGTTCGAGCGACTGGGGCTCGCCACGCGACTGGGGTCGGAGCCCGAGGTCGTCGATGACGTCGCCTTCTACGGGCTCGACCACGTCCCGCCGTCGAAACGGGACGACCTCGACTACGCGTTCGACCCCCACGGGGCGGCGTCGGCCGTCCTCGTCGCCCACGGCCTCTTCACCCCCTTCGCGCACGCCGACTGGGAGACGGAGACCGTCCTCGCCGAGGCAACCGTCGACTTCGACGCGGTCCTCCTCGGCGACAACCACGCGCCGGGCGTCGAACGGGTCGACGGCACGCCCGTGACGTACTGCGGGTCGACCGAGCGCGTCTCCGCGGCCGAGCGCGACGGCCGCGGCTACAACCTCGTCAGCTTCGGTGACGCGGTGGACATCCGACGACGTGCCGTCGAGACGCGACCGTTCGTCTTCGTCGAGGTCACGCTCGCCGAGCGCGAGGGCGAAGACCGCGTGCGCGAGGCGGTCCGCCAGTACGACCTCGCAGACGCCGTCGTCGTCGTCGAGATCACGGGCGACGGCGACCCCGTCACGCCGGCGAGTATCGAGGAACTCGCGACGGAGCGGGGGGCGCTCGTCGCGCGCGTCACCGACCGCCGGGAGTTCGAGACCGCGACGGACGTGGAGACGAGCGTCGACTTCGCGGACCCCGACGAGGCGGTCCGCGAGCGGGTGGCCGAACTGGGGCTCTCGCCGGCGGCGCTCGACGTCGACGACGCAGTCAGGGGAGAGGTCGCGGACACGAACGTCCGCGACACGGTGAAACGACGGATCGAGGAACGACTCGACGACGTCTCGGCGTTCGAGCCCGCATCGCCGGCCGACTCGGCGGCGGGCACGACACCCGCGGAGGAGGTGGACGGAGAGGACACCACGGAGAACGGGGGCAGTGGGAACGAAGAGGAACCCGGCGCCGCGGCAGACGAGGCGACCGCTGGCGGTGCGGCGACCGGACCGACCGGCGAATCGACGGCGACCGCGCGATCGGAGCGTGACGGTGCGGACGGCGACGACGAGGCGGATGGCGACGACGAGGCGGGCGACGGACAGGTCTCGATGGGGGACTTCCTGTGA
- a CDS encoding winged helix-turn-helix domain-containing protein, producing the protein MSTSEALAGSESEAKADRWEPVRDLPPSAKLVAKVLDYEDTLTQSQIAEETLLPARTVRYALTRLEDAGVVSSRFSFSDARKRLYRLTV; encoded by the coding sequence ATGAGCACGTCCGAGGCACTCGCGGGGTCGGAGTCGGAAGCGAAGGCGGACCGCTGGGAACCCGTTCGGGACCTCCCGCCCAGCGCGAAACTGGTCGCGAAGGTCCTCGACTACGAGGACACTCTCACCCAGTCACAGATCGCCGAAGAGACGCTCCTCCCCGCCCGGACCGTCCGCTACGCGCTGACTCGGCTCGAAGACGCCGGCGTCGTCAGTTCGCGGTTCTCCTTCTCCGACGCGCGCAAACGGCTCTACCGGCTAACGGTCTGA
- the nth gene encoding endonuclease III: MGTPRDSREAQAEEILDRLYEEYPDTTISLNFSNRLELLVAVVLSAQCTDERVNEVTAELFEKYRTAADYANADEAELAEDIYGITFHNNKAGYLTSTGETLVAEHDGEVPDTMGELTDLSGVGRKTANVVLQHGHDVVEGIVVDTHVRRLSRRLGLTEEDRPERIETDLMGIVPEADWQQLTHLFISHGRAVCDARNPSCAECVLEDVCPSSKRDHDVDLASGEAW, from the coding sequence ATGGGAACCCCACGCGACTCCCGCGAGGCGCAGGCCGAGGAGATCCTCGACCGCCTCTACGAGGAGTACCCCGACACGACCATCTCGCTGAACTTCTCCAACCGGCTCGAACTCCTCGTCGCCGTCGTCCTCTCCGCGCAGTGTACCGACGAGCGGGTCAACGAGGTCACGGCGGAGCTGTTCGAGAAGTACCGCACGGCCGCCGACTACGCGAACGCGGACGAGGCGGAACTGGCCGAGGACATCTACGGCATCACCTTCCACAACAACAAGGCGGGCTATCTCACGTCCACCGGCGAGACGCTCGTCGCCGAACACGACGGCGAGGTCCCCGACACGATGGGCGAGCTCACCGACCTCTCCGGGGTGGGTCGGAAGACCGCGAACGTCGTCCTCCAGCACGGCCACGACGTGGTCGAGGGGATCGTCGTCGACACCCACGTCCGGCGGCTCTCACGTCGCCTCGGCCTCACCGAGGAGGATAGGCCGGAGCGAATCGAGACGGATCTCATGGGGATCGTCCCCGAGGCCGACTGGCAGCAGCTCACCCACCTGTTCATCAGTCACGGTCGAGCCGTCTGTGACGCTCGCAACCCCTCCTGTGCGGAGTGCGTGCTCGAAGACGTCTGCCCCTCCTCGAAGCGGGACCACGACGTGGATCTGGCGAGCGGCGAGGCGTGGTGA
- a CDS encoding cytochrome bc complex cytochrome b subunit → MSLEKKDEYDHKAWLKSKEDLTKVEQFFLFGLIYVDKRLRIVDYLELMETLYYRVNLQMPKSHTEQYNLDNKFWYWYPLYTLGLFSTLAYVVAAISGALLGFYYSPATTGDPTTAYNSIAFIMRDLQFGFMLRSIHRWSAQVMVAAVFLHMLRVYFTGAYKEPRELNWILGIVLISLTMVFGYTGYLLPWDQLAFWAGQIGVEMSLSIPLAGEWVAQLLFGGFTLSQATLQRMYILHVFLLPFVVTTLIAIHIGIVWVQGIAEPH, encoded by the coding sequence ATGAGCTTAGAAAAGAAAGACGAGTACGACCACAAGGCCTGGTTGAAGTCCAAGGAGGACCTCACGAAGGTCGAGCAGTTCTTCCTGTTCGGCCTCATCTACGTCGACAAGCGGCTGCGGATCGTCGACTACCTGGAGCTGATGGAGACGCTGTACTACCGGGTTAACCTCCAGATGCCGAAGAGCCACACCGAACAGTACAACCTCGACAACAAGTTCTGGTACTGGTACCCGCTGTACACGCTCGGGCTGTTCTCGACGCTCGCGTACGTCGTCGCGGCGATCTCGGGTGCCCTGCTGGGCTTTTATTACAGCCCCGCCACCACGGGAGACCCCACGACCGCGTACAACAGCATCGCCTTCATCATGCGCGACCTGCAGTTCGGGTTCATGCTCCGCTCCATCCACCGCTGGTCCGCACAGGTGATGGTCGCCGCGGTGTTCCTGCACATGCTCCGCGTGTACTTCACGGGGGCGTACAAGGAGCCGCGCGAACTCAACTGGATCCTCGGCATCGTCCTGATCAGCCTGACGATGGTGTTCGGCTACACCGGCTACCTGCTGCCGTGGGACCAGCTGGCCTTCTGGGCCGGGCAGATCGGCGTCGAGATGTCGCTGTCGATCCCGCTGGCCGGCGAGTGGGTCGCCCAGCTGCTGTTCGGCGGCTTCACGCTGAGCCAGGCCACGCTCCAACGGATGTACATCCTCCACGTGTTCTTGCTCCCGTTCGTCGTCACGACGCTCATCGCGATCCACATCGGCATCGTCTGGGTGCAGGGCATCGCGGAACCGCACTGA
- a CDS encoding DUF7319 domain-containing protein translates to MTDASDEPVGEEPPDAAAAPDSVDSDGDTATDAQPGNSPDTDQDLEALRRQVEEKYDFDNFGPADMAEMTVEEWEAAFDPGSWIVGPELLDRVEKDLLNRVASRDVFAIVERYTQEGEPRLVAYSDEGYAVVYPDGSVEGTGTVLRDVTPTVALCSMDDYDVQEPPANVGLPAPDEVPEGSGEFGNLMLQAVAFAQVLGGLALLGAWLVTDLNTIVAPVAALFFLLIGFFLFFVVANARLSDRFRSEEYRARLRAVGLEDGSRPDFLPPLDEDRPAVEGGSEVGGEEPGETGAQSV, encoded by the coding sequence ATGACTGACGCCTCGGACGAGCCAGTGGGTGAGGAGCCACCCGACGCGGCAGCAGCGCCCGACAGCGTGGACTCCGATGGCGACACCGCGACCGACGCCCAGCCCGGGAACAGCCCCGACACCGATCAGGACCTCGAAGCCCTCCGCCGACAGGTCGAAGAGAAGTACGACTTCGACAACTTCGGTCCCGCGGACATGGCCGAGATGACCGTCGAGGAGTGGGAGGCGGCGTTCGACCCCGGGTCGTGGATCGTCGGCCCGGAACTCCTCGACAGAGTTGAAAAGGACCTCCTCAACCGCGTGGCCTCGCGGGACGTCTTCGCGATCGTCGAGCGTTACACCCAGGAGGGCGAGCCACGGCTCGTCGCGTACTCCGACGAGGGGTACGCCGTCGTCTACCCCGACGGGAGCGTCGAGGGCACGGGGACCGTCCTCAGAGACGTGACGCCGACCGTCGCGCTCTGTTCGATGGACGACTACGACGTGCAGGAGCCGCCGGCGAACGTCGGTCTCCCCGCCCCCGACGAGGTGCCCGAGGGCTCCGGGGAGTTCGGCAACCTGATGCTCCAGGCGGTCGCGTTCGCGCAGGTGCTCGGGGGGCTGGCGCTCCTGGGGGCGTGGCTCGTCACGGACCTCAACACTATCGTCGCGCCCGTGGCGGCGCTCTTTTTCCTCCTCATCGGCTTCTTCCTCTTTTTCGTCGTCGCCAACGCCCGGCTCTCGGATCGCTTCCGCTCCGAGGAGTACCGGGCGCGGCTCCGTGCGGTCGGGCTCGAAGACGGGAGTAGGCCCGACTTCCTCCCCCCACTCGACGAGGACCGTCCCGCCGTCGAGGGGGGGAGCGAGGTCGGCGGCGAGGAACCCGGAGAGACCGGCGCACAGAGCGTCTGA
- the pan1 gene encoding proteasome-activating nucleotidase Pan1, with amino-acid sequence MTDTVDDVDLPYDEEAASQQEMIEALEERLEVLERQNEEMRDKLLDANAENNKYQQKLERLTHENKKLKQSPLFVATVQEINDDGVVIKQHGNNQEALTEVTEEMREELEPDARVAVNNSLSIVKRLDNETDVRARVMQVEHSPDVTYEDIGGLEDQLNEVRETVEMPLERPEMFTEVGIDPPSGVLLYGPPGTGKTMLAKAVANQTDATFIKMAGSELVHKFIGEGAKLVRDLFEVARENEPAVLFIDEIDAIASKRTDSKTSGDAEVQRTMMQLLSEMDGFNERGEIRIIAATNRFDMLDSAILRPGRFDRLIEVPKPNVEGREIIFQIHTRNMNVSDDVDFAHLAELTEHASGADIKAVCTEAGMFAIRDDRTEVYMEDLVGAWEKVQAEADEDGDVSRAFA; translated from the coding sequence ATGACCGATACGGTCGACGATGTCGACCTCCCGTACGACGAGGAGGCTGCATCGCAACAGGAGATGATCGAGGCGCTGGAAGAGCGCCTCGAAGTTCTCGAACGGCAGAACGAGGAGATGCGGGACAAGCTCCTCGACGCGAACGCGGAGAACAACAAGTACCAGCAGAAGCTCGAGCGACTCACGCACGAGAACAAGAAGCTCAAGCAGTCTCCGCTGTTCGTCGCCACGGTGCAGGAGATCAACGACGACGGCGTCGTGATCAAACAGCACGGCAACAACCAGGAGGCGCTGACCGAAGTCACGGAGGAGATGCGGGAGGAGCTCGAACCCGACGCTCGCGTCGCCGTCAACAACTCTCTCTCTATCGTCAAGCGGCTCGATAACGAGACCGACGTGCGTGCACGCGTGATGCAGGTCGAACACAGTCCCGACGTCACGTACGAGGACATCGGCGGGCTCGAAGACCAGCTCAACGAGGTCCGCGAGACGGTCGAGATGCCGCTCGAACGCCCCGAGATGTTCACCGAAGTGGGTATCGACCCACCCTCCGGCGTCCTGCTGTACGGCCCTCCAGGGACAGGAAAGACGATGCTGGCGAAGGCCGTCGCCAACCAGACCGACGCGACGTTCATCAAGATGGCCGGCTCCGAACTCGTCCACAAGTTCATCGGCGAGGGGGCGAAACTCGTCCGCGATCTCTTCGAGGTCGCCCGCGAGAACGAGCCCGCGGTGCTGTTCATCGACGAGATCGACGCCATCGCCTCGAAGCGGACGGACTCGAAGACCTCCGGTGACGCGGAGGTCCAGCGGACGATGATGCAACTCCTCTCGGAGATGGACGGCTTCAACGAGCGCGGCGAGATCAGGATCATCGCCGCCACCAACCGCTTCGACATGCTCGACTCGGCCATCCTCCGCCCCGGGCGGTTCGACCGCCTCATCGAGGTGCCCAAGCCCAACGTCGAGGGCCGTGAGATCATCTTCCAGATCCACACCCGCAATATGAACGTCTCCGACGACGTCGACTTCGCCCACCTCGCGGAACTCACCGAGCACGCCTCGGGCGCGGACATCAAGGCCGTCTGTACCGAGGCCGGCATGTTCGCCATCCGCGACGACCGCACCGAGGTCTACATGGAGGACCTCGTCGGTGCCTGGGAGAAGGTCCAGGCCGAAGCCGACGAGGACGGCGACGTCTCCCGCGCGTTCGCGTAA
- a CDS encoding isochorismatase family cysteine hydrolase: protein MTDSVIVLDMLNDFVTGAIAAERAERIIPTLRDELLPAAREHGVRVIYANDAHRPEDFELAVWGPHAMRGTEGAEVIPELTPADEDDVFEKRFYDAFYETGLDQHLRSLGVDRVVTVGLHTNMCVRHTSASAFFNGYDIAVSADCADAFSEDEHERGLAYLDYVYDAEITTAADLVDGWESAAH, encoded by the coding sequence ATGACAGATTCGGTGATCGTCCTCGACATGCTGAACGACTTCGTGACCGGCGCGATCGCCGCCGAGCGCGCCGAGCGGATCATCCCGACACTACGGGACGAACTCCTCCCGGCCGCCCGCGAACACGGCGTTCGGGTGATCTACGCCAACGACGCCCACCGCCCGGAGGACTTCGAACTCGCAGTGTGGGGGCCGCACGCGATGCGGGGGACCGAAGGCGCGGAGGTGATTCCCGAACTGACGCCGGCCGACGAGGACGACGTCTTCGAGAAGCGCTTTTACGACGCGTTCTACGAGACCGGGCTCGACCAGCACCTCCGGAGCCTCGGGGTGGACCGCGTCGTCACCGTCGGACTGCACACGAACATGTGCGTCCGGCACACGTCGGCGAGCGCGTTCTTCAACGGCTACGATATCGCCGTCTCCGCCGACTGCGCCGACGCGTTCTCCGAGGACGAACACGAACGAGGGCTGGCGTACCTCGACTACGTGTACGACGCCGAGATCACGACCGCCGCCGACCTCGTCGACGGGTGGGAGTCCGCGGCCCACTAG
- a CDS encoding halocyanin domain-containing protein — translation MNRRDFLRTAGGASVAATAATGTAAAQEGEGGGGNVQPDFGSWLDGVDGGYQDMRGSGEVTVEVGASGNGGNLAFAPAGIWIDPGTTVKFEWTGEGGGHNVIADSGPASLDSGAAVSEAGVNYEYTFEEGDAGITNYYCDPHLALGMKGAVAVGGEVPTVETGGGGGEKELEELGVPIQAHWVGSATILGIIVTIIYTFYILKYGESPNTGNTGGGE, via the coding sequence ATGAACAGGCGGGATTTTCTCCGGACGGCCGGAGGTGCGTCCGTCGCCGCGACAGCCGCTACGGGCACCGCCGCCGCCCAGGAGGGTGAGGGTGGAGGCGGGAACGTCCAGCCCGACTTCGGGAGTTGGCTCGACGGCGTCGACGGCGGGTATCAGGACATGCGCGGCTCCGGTGAGGTGACCGTGGAGGTCGGCGCCAGCGGCAACGGTGGCAACCTCGCGTTCGCCCCCGCGGGCATCTGGATCGACCCCGGGACGACCGTCAAGTTCGAGTGGACCGGCGAGGGTGGCGGCCACAACGTCATCGCCGACAGCGGTCCCGCGAGCCTCGACTCGGGCGCGGCGGTCTCGGAAGCCGGCGTCAACTACGAGTACACGTTCGAGGAGGGCGACGCCGGCATCACGAACTACTACTGCGATCCGCACCTCGCGCTCGGGATGAAAGGGGCCGTCGCCGTCGGCGGCGAGGTTCCGACGGTCGAGACGGGTGGAGGCGGTGGCGAGAAGGAGCTGGAGGAGCTCGGCGTCCCGATCCAGGCGCACTGGGTCGGCTCGGCGACCATTCTCGGCATCATCGTCACCATCATCTACACCTTCTACATCCTGAAGTACGGCGAGTCGCCGAACACGGGCAACACGGGAGGTGGTGAGTGA
- a CDS encoding HpcH/HpaI aldolase family protein — protein MTETRLRTRLRDGEPVSGYWTTLADPAVPELVAETGFDFVVVDTEHTPSNLETVANGLRAIDAASTEATGVVRVPWNDQVKIKRVLDLDPAGVMAPMISTPEEATEFVAATRYPPRGVRGIGVGRSAGYGRDVGGQVERGDADLVRVAQIETEPGVENVGEIAAVEGLDALFIGPADLSAALGSFGDHGDEFEDAVSRVLDAGSEHDTPVGTLATSTDDVERWVEWGFDYVICGVDTLDLVRGADAALTAHEAARE, from the coding sequence ATGACAGAGACACGTCTGCGAACCCGGCTCCGTGACGGCGAACCGGTCAGCGGCTACTGGACCACGCTCGCCGATCCCGCGGTCCCCGAACTCGTCGCCGAGACGGGGTTCGACTTCGTCGTCGTCGACACCGAGCACACGCCGTCGAACCTGGAGACCGTCGCGAACGGCCTCCGCGCGATCGACGCGGCGTCGACCGAAGCCACCGGCGTCGTCCGCGTCCCGTGGAACGATCAGGTGAAGATCAAACGGGTCCTCGATCTCGACCCCGCGGGCGTGATGGCGCCGATGATCTCGACCCCCGAGGAAGCGACCGAGTTCGTCGCCGCGACGCGCTACCCCCCTCGGGGAGTGCGCGGGATCGGCGTCGGCCGGTCGGCCGGCTACGGGCGGGACGTCGGGGGGCAGGTCGAGCGCGGCGACGCCGACCTCGTCAGGGTCGCACAGATCGAGACCGAGCCCGGCGTCGAGAACGTCGGCGAGATCGCCGCGGTCGAGGGGCTCGACGCGCTCTTCATCGGTCCGGCGGACCTCTCGGCGGCGTTGGGGTCGTTCGGCGACCACGGCGACGAGTTCGAGGATGCCGTCTCCCGCGTCCTGGACGCCGGAAGCGAACACGACACGCCGGTCGGGACGCTCGCGACGAGCACCGACGACGTCGAGCGGTGGGTCGAGTGGGGCTTCGACTACGTCATCTGTGGGGTCGACACGCTCGATCTGGTTCGGGGTGCGGACGCGGCGCTGACGGCCCACGAGGCGGCGCGGGAGTAG